In Gemmobacter sp. 24YEA27, a genomic segment contains:
- the betA gene encoding choline dehydrogenase: MVADYVIVGAGSAGCAMAYRLTEAGKRVTVIEHGGSDFGPFIQMPGALSYPMNMGIYDWGLKSEPEPHLGGRVLATPRGKVIGGSSSINGMVYVRGHARDYDTWAAMGADGWSYADVLPYFKRMEHSHGGEGPEWRGTDGPLHITRGPRDNPLFDAFIEAGAAAGYPVTQDYNGRQQEGFGPMEATIWKGRRWSAANAYLKPALKTGNLQVIRGLARKVVIENGRAVGVEVDTKAGRQVIRAGSEVILAASSLNSPKLLMLSGIGPAAHLKEHGIEVLADRPGVGANLQDHMEIYMQFQATQPITLYKYWNLFGKAWVGANWLFLGRGPGTSNQFEACGFIRSRAGVEYPDIQYHFLPIAVRYDGKAAAGGHGFQVHVGPMRSKSRGSVTLRSARPEDAPVIRFNYMSDPDDWVDFRACVRLTREIFAQDPMAQYVKSENQPGPGVGSDAEIDAFIREHAESAYHPCGTARMGRRDDPMAVVDPECRVIGVEGLRLADSSIFPQVTNGNLNGPSIMTGEKAADHILGRQPLPALNNEPWINPAWASSQR; the protein is encoded by the coding sequence ATGGTCGCGGATTATGTCATCGTGGGGGCGGGGTCAGCGGGTTGCGCCATGGCGTATCGCCTGACCGAAGCCGGCAAGCGGGTAACGGTGATCGAACATGGCGGATCGGATTTCGGGCCCTTCATCCAGATGCCGGGCGCGCTGTCTTATCCCATGAATATGGGCATTTACGACTGGGGCCTGAAATCCGAGCCCGAGCCGCATCTGGGTGGGCGCGTTCTGGCGACCCCGCGCGGCAAGGTGATCGGGGGCTCTTCCTCGATCAACGGCATGGTCTATGTGCGCGGCCATGCCAGAGATTACGACACCTGGGCGGCGATGGGCGCGGATGGCTGGTCTTATGCAGATGTGCTCCCGTATTTCAAACGGATGGAACATTCCCATGGCGGCGAGGGGCCGGAATGGCGCGGCACCGATGGCCCGCTGCACATCACCCGGGGTCCGCGTGACAATCCGCTGTTTGACGCCTTTATCGAGGCCGGGGCGGCGGCCGGCTATCCGGTGACACAGGATTACAACGGCCGCCAGCAGGAGGGCTTTGGCCCGATGGAGGCGACGATCTGGAAAGGCCGGCGCTGGTCGGCGGCCAATGCCTATCTGAAACCGGCGCTGAAGACCGGAAATCTGCAGGTTATCCGCGGCCTCGCCCGTAAGGTGGTGATCGAGAATGGCCGCGCGGTGGGCGTCGAGGTCGATACAAAGGCCGGGCGTCAGGTGATCCGCGCGGGTTCGGAAGTGATCCTCGCCGCCTCATCGCTCAATTCGCCAAAGCTCCTGATGCTGTCCGGGATCGGCCCGGCGGCACATCTGAAAGAACACGGGATCGAAGTTCTGGCCGACCGGCCAGGTGTCGGTGCAAATCTCCAGGACCATATGGAGATCTATATGCAATTCCAGGCGACGCAGCCGATTACGCTTTATAAATACTGGAACCTGTTCGGCAAAGCCTGGGTCGGCGCGAACTGGCTGTTCCTTGGGCGCGGCCCGGGCACGTCGAACCAGTTCGAGGCCTGCGGTTTCATCCGATCGCGCGCAGGCGTCGAATATCCCGATATTCAGTACCATTTCCTGCCCATTGCCGTGCGCTATGACGGCAAAGCGGCGGCGGGCGGCCATGGGTTCCAGGTGCATGTCGGGCCGATGCGGTCGAAATCGCGCGGCTCGGTGACCTTGCGTTCGGCCCGCCCCGAAGATGCGCCGGTGATCCGCTTCAACTACATGTCGGACCCCGATGACTGGGTCGATTTCCGCGCCTGTGTGCGGCTTACGCGGGAGATTTTCGCGCAGGATCCCATGGCGCAATATGTGAAATCCGAGAACCAGCCTGGCCCGGGTGTCGGGAGTGATGCCGAGATCGACGCCTTCATCCGCGAACATGCCGAAAGCGCCTATCACCCCTGCGGCACCGCCCGGATGGGGCGGCGCGATGACCCGATGGCGGTGGTCGACCCGGAATGCCGGGTGATCGGGGTCGAAGGGCTGCGCCTTGCCGACAGCTCGATCTTTCCCCAGGTGACCAATGGCAATCTCAACGGCCCCTCGATCATGACCGGTGAAAAGGCCGCCGATCATATCCTGGGCCGTCAGCCCTTGCCGGCGCTGAACAACGAGCCCTGGATAAATCCCGCCTGGGCGAGCAGCCAACGCTGA
- the pstB gene encoding phosphate ABC transporter ATP-binding protein PstB yields the protein MNDMRIADRTVETNGIRIKASAVQVYYGESQAIKDVSVDIPDKAVTAFIGPSGCGKSTFLRTLNRMNDTIPICKVQGEILLDGENIYDKRVDPVQLRAKVGMVFQKPNPFPKSIYDNVAYGPRIHGLVRSKAELDGVVESSLRKAALWNEVKDRLHAPGTGLSGGQQQRLCIARAVATSPEVLLMDEPCSALDPIATAQVEELIDDLRSNFSVVIVTHSMQQAARVSQKTAFFHLGNLVEYGETSQIFTNPKDPRTESYITGRIG from the coding sequence ATGAATGATATGCGTATTGCTGATCGCACCGTTGAGACCAACGGCATCCGGATCAAGGCCAGCGCCGTGCAGGTGTATTACGGCGAGAGCCAGGCCATCAAAGACGTCTCGGTCGATATCCCCGACAAAGCCGTCACCGCGTTTATCGGGCCTTCGGGCTGCGGGAAATCGACCTTCCTGCGCACGCTGAACCGGATGAATGACACGATCCCGATCTGTAAGGTCCAGGGCGAGATCCTGCTTGATGGCGAGAATATCTATGACAAGCGGGTCGACCCGGTGCAGCTGCGCGCCAAGGTCGGCATGGTGTTCCAGAAACCGAACCCCTTCCCGAAATCGATCTATGACAATGTGGCTTATGGCCCGCGCATCCATGGTCTGGTCCGGTCAAAGGCCGAACTTGACGGGGTCGTGGAATCGAGCCTCCGGAAGGCCGCTTTGTGGAATGAGGTCAAAGACCGTCTGCACGCGCCGGGCACCGGGCTTTCGGGGGGGCAGCAACAGCGTCTGTGCATCGCACGCGCCGTGGCGACGTCGCCGGAAGTGCTGCTGATGGACGAGCCCTGTTCGGCGCTTGACCCGATTGCGACCGCACAGGTCGAGGAGCTGATCGACGATCTGCGCTCGAATTTCTCAGTGGTGATCGTCACCCATTCGATGCAGCAGGCCGCCCGTGTCAGCCAGAAAACCGCGTTCTTCCATCTCGGCAACCTGGTGGAATATGGCGAGACCTCGCAGATCTTCACCAACCCGAAAGATCCGCGCACTGAATCCTATATTACCGGCCGCATCGGCTGA
- a CDS encoding FAD-binding oxidoreductase, with translation MAVNLLHANDRQGHYPDSWYAATRVALAPFPRATGEIRADVCVVGAGYTGLSSALHLAQKGLKVVVLEAHRVGFGASGRNGGQVGSGQRQDQDWLEKHAGRENARRLWDMAQDAKALVRDLASEMEGVAYRPGIAHACWHESEVDHAQRYAEKLARDYDYHEVEPLDREGLRALVGSEAFKGGDIDRGAGHIHALNFVIGLAKLAVAAGVQIFEESEVTRLIYGDKPVAETAQARVTCDHMVLAVNGYVGSLEKTIAARVMPINNFVVATEPLGARAREVLAEPIAVHDTKFVVNYWRLSEDDRLIFGGAESYGYRFPDVAKVVRKPLLEIYPQLADTKIDYAWGGTLAITVNRMPCFARPAKNVLSASGYSGHGVALATLAGKMIAEAVAGEASGQAGGKPRGGFDLLADLPHRRFPGGQALRWPLLVTAMTWFSLRDRLGW, from the coding sequence ATGGCGGTCAATCTTCTGCACGCCAATGACCGGCAAGGGCACTATCCCGACAGCTGGTATGCGGCGACCCGTGTCGCACTTGCGCCCTTCCCGCGCGCCACGGGCGAAATCCGTGCCGATGTCTGCGTGGTGGGGGCCGGTTATACCGGCCTCTCAAGCGCGCTGCATCTGGCGCAAAAGGGGCTGAAAGTCGTGGTGCTCGAGGCGCATCGCGTCGGTTTTGGTGCCTCGGGCAGGAATGGCGGCCAGGTCGGCTCCGGGCAGCGTCAGGACCAGGACTGGCTGGAAAAGCACGCCGGGCGTGAAAACGCACGGCGCCTCTGGGATATGGCGCAGGACGCCAAGGCGCTTGTGCGTGACCTGGCATCAGAAATGGAGGGGGTCGCCTACCGCCCCGGCATCGCCCATGCCTGCTGGCATGAGAGCGAAGTTGATCACGCGCAGCGTTACGCCGAAAAGCTTGCCCGGGATTACGATTACCACGAGGTCGAGCCCCTCGACCGCGAGGGCCTGCGCGCGCTTGTGGGGTCTGAGGCGTTCAAAGGCGGCGATATCGACCGCGGGGCCGGCCATATCCATGCGCTGAATTTCGTGATCGGCCTCGCAAAGCTGGCAGTGGCCGCCGGGGTGCAGATTTTCGAGGAAAGCGAAGTCACCAGGCTGATCTATGGCGATAAGCCGGTCGCCGAAACGGCCCAGGCCCGCGTCACTTGTGACCACATGGTGCTGGCGGTGAATGGCTATGTCGGCAGCCTGGAAAAGACCATCGCGGCGCGGGTGATGCCGATCAACAATTTCGTTGTGGCAACCGAGCCGCTGGGCGCGCGCGCGCGCGAGGTCCTGGCCGAGCCCATTGCGGTGCATGACACCAAATTCGTGGTAAATTACTGGCGCCTGTCAGAAGATGACCGGCTGATCTTTGGCGGTGCAGAAAGCTACGGCTACCGTTTCCCGGATGTGGCGAAGGTGGTCCGCAAACCGCTTTTGGAGATCTATCCGCAGCTTGCAGACACGAAGATCGACTACGCCTGGGGCGGCACGCTGGCGATCACCGTCAACAGGATGCCGTGCTTCGCGCGACCGGCGAAAAATGTGCTCTCGGCCTCGGGCTATTCCGGCCATGGCGTCGCGCTGGCGACACTTGCGGGCAAGATGATTGCCGAAGCGGTTGCCGGCGAGGCCTCCGGGCAGGCGGGGGGAAAACCAAGGGGCGGCTTTGATCTGCTGGCAGACCTGCCGCATCGTCGCTTTCCGGGCGGCCAGGCGCTGCGCTGGCCCCTGCTGGTCACCGCCATGACCTGGTTCTCGCTGCGCGACCGGCTGGGCTGGTGA
- a CDS encoding DUF465 domain-containing protein: MSNTPHTLQEEFPGKEARITELKVSNPRFAKLLEEYDTVNDQVHRAETRIDTVSEDHEDALRRSRSRIKDQIYAMIQDQ, from the coding sequence ATGTCGAACACACCGCATACGCTGCAAGAGGAATTTCCGGGCAAAGAGGCGCGCATCACCGAGCTGAAAGTCTCGAATCCCCGTTTCGCGAAGCTGCTTGAGGAGTATGATACGGTGAATGATCAGGTTCACCGTGCCGAGACGCGGATCGACACCGTGTCGGAAGACCATGAGGATGCGCTGCGCCGGTCGCGCTCGCGCATCAAAGATCAGATTTATGCGATGATCCAGGACCAGTAA
- the betI gene encoding transcriptional regulator BetI, which translates to MPKLGMEPIRKDALIKATIVEIGRTGSLDVTVSQIAKRAGMSSALAHHYFGSKEEIFLAAMRHILSLYGAEVRGALAVAEGDEARVRAILRASFSPGNFRREVVGAWLNFWVLAQTSDGARRLLAIYQGRLRSNLLAPLRGLAGSRAGELAEALGAMIDGLYLREVLKKGTPDGARAARMALAYLDAELGRKDRA; encoded by the coding sequence ATGCCGAAGCTTGGAATGGAGCCTATCCGAAAGGATGCGCTGATCAAAGCCACCATTGTCGAGATCGGGCGCACCGGCTCGCTGGATGTGACGGTCAGTCAGATCGCGAAACGGGCCGGCATGTCTTCGGCGCTGGCGCATCATTACTTTGGGTCCAAAGAAGAAATCTTCCTCGCGGCGATGCGCCATATCCTGTCGCTTTACGGCGCCGAGGTGCGCGGTGCGCTTGCGGTGGCCGAGGGCGACGAGGCACGGGTCAGGGCGATTTTGCGGGCCTCTTTCAGCCCTGGAAATTTTCGCCGCGAGGTGGTCGGGGCCTGGCTGAATTTCTGGGTTCTGGCCCAGACATCTGACGGCGCACGGCGTTTGCTGGCGATTTATCAGGGGCGGCTCAGGTCGAATCTGCTGGCGCCGCTGCGCGGGCTGGCGGGTAGCCGGGCCGGCGAACTGGCCGAGGCGCTTGGCGCGATGATTGACGGGCTCTATCTGCGCGAGGTCCTGAAAAAGGGCACGCCGGATGGGGCGAGGGCGGCGCGGATGGCGCTGGCCTATCTGGATGCGGAACTTGGAAGGAAAGACAGGGCATGA
- the betB gene encoding betaine-aldehyde dehydrogenase — MKAQPKASHFIGGAYVEDMAGAEIQVIYPGTGEVIALLHEATPALVEQAVASAARAQKEWRRMRPVERARVLTRAAAIIRERGEELAQLETLDTGKPIQETRVADWPSGADALEYFAGLAPTVTGETIPLGQDMVYTIREPLGVCVGIGAWNYPSQIACWKSAPALAMGNAMVFKPSEVTPLGALRLAEIFIEAGLPAGLFNVLQGRGAVGASLISDSRVAKVSLTGSVPTGQKVYAKAAEGLRHVTMELGGKSPLIIFDDASLEDAVGAAMLANFYSAGQVCSNGTRVFVQKGLKDRFLARLAERSRLIRMGDPQEDDTQMGPLVSQAQLEKVTGFIARAKSEGAQLVTGGGRGASNDGWFVEPTVFADVTDQMEIAREEVFGPVMAVLDFETEDEVITRANATEFGLAAGVFTKDIARAHRVIAELEAGTCWINAYNLTPVEAPFGGSKLSGVGRENGHAAVEHYSQVKSVYLGLGPVDAPY; from the coding sequence ATGAAGGCGCAACCGAAAGCCAGCCATTTCATCGGCGGCGCATATGTCGAGGATATGGCAGGCGCAGAGATCCAGGTGATCTATCCCGGCACCGGCGAGGTGATCGCGCTTTTGCATGAGGCAACGCCCGCTCTGGTCGAACAGGCGGTGGCATCTGCCGCGCGCGCACAGAAGGAATGGCGCCGCATGCGCCCGGTCGAACGCGCCCGGGTGCTGACCCGCGCGGCCGCGATCATCCGCGAGCGCGGCGAGGAACTGGCGCAGCTTGAGACCCTCGATACCGGCAAGCCGATCCAGGAAACGCGGGTCGCTGACTGGCCTTCGGGCGCGGATGCGCTGGAATATTTTGCAGGCCTCGCGCCCACCGTGACGGGCGAGACGATCCCGCTGGGTCAGGACATGGTCTATACGATCCGCGAACCCCTGGGCGTCTGTGTCGGTATCGGCGCCTGGAATTATCCCAGCCAGATCGCCTGCTGGAAATCGGCCCCGGCGCTGGCGATGGGCAATGCGATGGTGTTCAAACCGTCCGAAGTCACGCCCCTTGGTGCTTTGAGGCTGGCGGAGATCTTCATTGAGGCGGGTCTTCCGGCCGGGCTTTTCAATGTGCTGCAGGGCAGGGGCGCGGTCGGCGCCAGCCTGATCTCTGACAGCCGCGTGGCCAAGGTCTCGCTGACCGGCTCGGTTCCTACCGGGCAAAAGGTCTATGCCAAAGCCGCCGAAGGGCTGCGTCACGTCACGATGGAGCTTGGCGGCAAATCGCCCCTGATCATTTTTGACGACGCGAGCCTTGAGGATGCGGTCGGCGCGGCGATGCTCGCCAATTTCTATTCGGCAGGGCAGGTCTGTTCCAATGGCACAAGGGTTTTCGTGCAAAAGGGGCTGAAAGACCGCTTCCTCGCGCGTCTGGCCGAACGGTCCCGGCTGATCCGTATGGGCGATCCGCAGGAGGACGACACCCAGATGGGACCGCTGGTTTCGCAGGCCCAACTGGAGAAAGTCACGGGCTTTATCGCAAGGGCAAAATCCGAAGGCGCGCAGCTGGTCACCGGCGGCGGGCGCGGTGCCTCGAATGATGGCTGGTTTGTTGAACCCACGGTCTTTGCCGATGTCACAGATCAGATGGAGATCGCGCGCGAAGAGGTCTTCGGCCCGGTGATGGCGGTTCTTGATTTCGAGACCGAGGACGAGGTGATCACCCGCGCCAATGCGACCGAATTCGGCCTCGCCGCAGGGGTCTTTACCAAAGATATCGCCCGCGCGCATCGCGTGATTGCAGAACTTGAGGCCGGCACCTGCTGGATCAACGCCTATAACCTGACGCCGGTAGAGGCGCCTTTTGGCGGGTCGAAACTGTCGGGAGTCGGGCGCGAAAACGGCCATGCGGCTGTCGAACATTACTCTCAGGTAAAGTCGGTCTATCTGGGTCTTGGCCCGGTCGACGCGCCTTACTGA
- the phoU gene encoding phosphate signaling complex protein PhoU: MQDSHIVSSFDRDLEGVQAQVMKMGGLVEKALLDAAEALELRDEALAEKVRQGDRAIDGLEELIQTECARIIAQRAPAASDLRTVLTVMRLSTALERSGDYAKNLAKRSLVLMGMAPVGTATGTVRRMAKLVVQQMSDALDAYIARDAVRAREIRARDQEIDQMYSGLFRQLLTYMLEDPRTITACMHLHFIAKNIERVGDHATGIAEQVIYLVEGELPSDDRPKHDAVSESV, translated from the coding sequence ATGCAAGACAGTCACATTGTTTCTTCCTTCGATCGCGATCTGGAAGGTGTTCAGGCCCAGGTGATGAAGATGGGCGGTCTGGTCGAGAAGGCGCTTCTCGATGCGGCGGAAGCGCTGGAACTGCGCGATGAGGCGCTGGCGGAAAAGGTGCGCCAGGGCGACCGCGCAATCGACGGGCTGGAAGAGCTGATCCAGACCGAATGTGCCCGGATCATCGCACAGCGCGCCCCTGCGGCGTCGGATCTGCGCACCGTCCTGACGGTGATGCGGCTTTCGACCGCGCTGGAACGCTCGGGCGATTACGCGAAGAACCTCGCGAAACGCAGCCTCGTTCTGATGGGCATGGCGCCTGTGGGCACCGCCACCGGCACGGTGCGCCGGATGGCGAAGCTTGTGGTGCAGCAGATGTCGGATGCGCTGGATGCCTATATCGCCCGCGATGCGGTGCGCGCCCGCGAGATCCGCGCCCGCGATCAGGAAATCGACCAGATGTATTCCGGTCTCTTCCGCCAGCTGCTGACCTATATGCTGGAAGATCCGCGCACCATCACCGCCTGCATGCATCTGCATTTCATCGCGAAAAACATCGAGCGCGTTGGCGATCACGCCACCGGCATCGCTGAGCAGGTGATTTATCTGGTCGAGGGCGAGCTGCCCTCTGACGACCGTCCGAAACATGATGCCGTATCCGAATCGGTGTGA
- the choV gene encoding choline ABC transporter ATP-binding protein, with amino-acid sequence MTRKAVEFDRVSIVFGDRPDRALPLMDEGLSRAEIQTRTGQVLGVHDCSLSVAEGEILVLMGLSGSGKSTLLRGVNALNPVVRGEVRVHDGNQMVSVTKASAEGLRGLRANRIAMVFQQFGLLPWRSVRDNVGLGLELAGISPSERRDRVDRQLKLVNLSQWADRKVGELSGGMQQRVGLARAFVTEAPILLMDEPFSALDPLIRAHLQDELLDLQARLKRTIIFVSHDLDEAFKLGNRIALMEGGRIVQCGTAREIIANPVSDYVADFVAHMNPLGVLTARDVMEPGTSLPAGREIHPEMPVRDVMEAITSGTETLAVIENGARLGTIRANALLSKLLNPRG; translated from the coding sequence ATGACCAGAAAAGCTGTAGAATTCGACCGCGTCTCAATCGTGTTCGGCGACCGGCCGGACCGCGCTTTGCCGCTGATGGACGAAGGCCTGTCCCGCGCCGAGATCCAGACCCGCACCGGCCAGGTGCTGGGGGTGCATGACTGCAGCCTGAGCGTGGCCGAGGGCGAGATCCTCGTGCTGATGGGCCTTTCGGGCTCGGGCAAATCAACGCTGCTCCGGGGCGTCAATGCGCTCAATCCGGTGGTGCGCGGCGAGGTCCGGGTCCATGATGGCAATCAGATGGTCTCGGTCACCAAGGCCAGCGCCGAAGGGCTGCGCGGCTTGCGTGCCAACCGCATCGCCATGGTCTTCCAGCAATTCGGCCTGCTGCCCTGGCGCAGCGTGCGCGACAATGTAGGCCTCGGCCTCGAACTTGCCGGGATCAGCCCGTCCGAGCGCCGCGACCGCGTCGACCGTCAGCTGAAACTGGTCAATCTCAGCCAATGGGCCGACCGCAAGGTGGGAGAGCTTTCGGGCGGTATGCAGCAGCGTGTCGGCCTTGCGCGCGCCTTTGTCACAGAAGCACCTATACTTCTGATGGACGAGCCCTTCTCGGCCCTCGACCCGCTGATCCGCGCCCATCTCCAGGACGAGCTCCTCGATCTTCAGGCAAGGCTGAAACGCACCATCATCTTCGTCAGCCATGACCTTGATGAGGCGTTCAAACTCGGCAACCGCATCGCTTTGATGGAGGGCGGACGCATCGTGCAATGTGGCACCGCACGCGAGATCATCGCAAACCCGGTCTCGGATTACGTCGCCGATTTCGTGGCCCATATGAACCCACTGGGCGTGCTGACCGCGCGAGATGTGATGGAGCCGGGCACCTCGCTCCCCGCCGGTCGCGAGATCCATCCCGAAATGCCGGTGCGCGATGTGATGGAGGCGATCACCTCCGGCACCGAAACCCTCGCCGTCATTGAGAATGGCGCGCGCCTCGGCACGATCCGCGCCAATGCGCTTCTTAGTAAACTGCTCAACCCGCGCGGCTGA
- the phoB gene encoding phosphate regulon transcriptional regulator PhoB, translated as MAQDGRPTVLLVEDEPAQREVLAYNLDAEGFRVVPADNGEDALILVEEEAPDIIILDWMMPKLSGIEVCRRLKMRPETRSTPIIMLSARAEEVDRIRGLETGADDYVIKPYSVLELMARTRAQLRRVRPSTAGVVLEYGDIRLDPETHRVYRSDKVLKLGPTEFRLLTTLMEKPGRVWSREQLLDRVWGRDIYVDTRTVDVHVGRLRKSLMQFGGDDPVRTVRGAGYALG; from the coding sequence ATGGCACAGGACGGCAGACCGACCGTGCTTCTGGTCGAGGACGAGCCCGCGCAGCGGGAGGTCCTCGCCTATAACCTCGACGCCGAAGGCTTCCGGGTGGTTCCGGCGGATAATGGCGAGGATGCCCTGATCCTTGTCGAGGAAGAGGCGCCCGATATCATCATCCTCGACTGGATGATGCCCAAACTCTCCGGCATCGAAGTGTGCCGGCGGCTGAAGATGCGGCCCGAGACCCGGTCAACCCCGATCATCATGCTCTCGGCCCGCGCCGAAGAGGTGGACCGGATCCGGGGTCTTGAGACCGGGGCGGATGATTATGTCATCAAGCCCTATTCGGTGCTGGAACTGATGGCCCGCACCCGTGCCCAGCTGCGCCGGGTGAGGCCTTCAACCGCCGGTGTGGTGCTGGAATATGGCGATATCCGGCTCGATCCGGAAACGCACCGGGTCTACCGTTCGGACAAGGTGCTGAAGCTCGGGCCGACCGAGTTCCGTCTCCTGACCACGCTGATGGAAAAACCGGGCCGGGTCTGGTCGCGCGAGCAGCTTCTGGACCGGGTCTGGGGTCGCGACATCTATGTCGACACGCGGACGGTGGATGTCCATGTCGGGCGTCTGCGCAAATCGCTGATGCAGTTCGGCGGCGATGATCCGGTCAGGACGGTGCGCGGCGCGGGCTACGCGCTTGGGTGA
- the choX gene encoding choline ABC transporter substrate-binding protein — protein sequence MTLRSIFLASAATLTLSGAAQAAGCDKIVFSDVGWTDITATTAATTEVLKALGYETEVKILSVPVTYAGLAEGDIDVFLGNWMPTMEGDIASYREAGTVDTVRTNLTGAKYTLATNEAGAAAGISDFSNIKDQADALESKIYGIEAGNDGNRLILDMIGADQFGLGKFDIVESSEQGMLAQVERNSAASKPIVFLAWEPHPMNSNFKLTYLSGGDDVFGPDFGGAIVNTNTRKGYVAECPNTGKFLENLEFSLAMENEIMGAILNDSADPNEAAKAWLKANPDTWKPWLAGVTTKDGGDAVAAVEAGLN from the coding sequence ATGACCCTGCGTTCCATCTTCCTCGCCAGTGCCGCAACCCTCACCCTTTCCGGCGCCGCCCAGGCGGCAGGCTGCGACAAAATCGTTTTCTCAGATGTCGGCTGGACCGATATCACCGCAACCACCGCCGCCACGACCGAAGTGCTCAAAGCGCTCGGCTATGAGACCGAGGTCAAGATCCTCTCGGTCCCGGTCACCTATGCCGGCCTCGCCGAGGGCGATATTGATGTCTTCCTCGGCAACTGGATGCCGACGATGGAGGGCGATATCGCCTCCTACCGCGAGGCAGGCACCGTTGACACCGTGCGCACGAACCTCACCGGCGCGAAATATACCCTTGCGACCAATGAGGCCGGGGCGGCTGCGGGGATCTCGGATTTCTCGAATATCAAAGACCAGGCCGATGCGCTGGAAAGCAAGATCTACGGGATCGAGGCCGGCAATGACGGCAACCGCCTGATCCTCGACATGATCGGTGCCGACCAGTTTGGCCTTGGCAAATTCGATATCGTCGAAAGCTCGGAACAGGGCATGCTGGCCCAGGTGGAGCGCAACAGCGCGGCCAGTAAACCGATCGTCTTCCTCGCCTGGGAGCCGCATCCGATGAACTCGAACTTCAAACTGACCTATCTCTCGGGCGGTGATGATGTCTTCGGCCCGGATTTCGGCGGCGCTATCGTCAACACCAATACCCGTAAGGGCTATGTCGCCGAATGCCCCAATACCGGCAAGTTCCTCGAAAACCTGGAATTCTCGCTGGCGATGGAAAATGAGATCATGGGCGCGATCCTCAATGACAGCGCTGATCCCAATGAGGCGGCGAAAGCCTGGCTCAAAGCCAACCCCGACACCTGGAAGCCCTGGCTTGCCGGTGTGACCACCAAAGACGGCGGTGACGCAGTGGCGGCGGTCGAAGCCGGCCTGAACTGA
- the choW gene encoding choline ABC transporter permease subunit, which yields MDSFFASVLAFFGYEKIAKIPIGALAKTVVDWLKLNLSWLFDAISDALSWLINSTLDVLQYPHALVVVAAFMALTWWRQRSWQLCLLVLFGFLFILNQGYWKETTQTLVLLFYSCITCMAIGVPIGIACAHRPKLYAALSPVLDLMQTLPTFVYLIPAVVFFGLGMVPGLLATVVFVLPAPIRLTYLGVSSTPLALTEAATAFGATPRQKLLKVELPWALPQIMVGLNQTIMLSLSMVVIAAMVGANGLGIPVVRALQQGNTALGFESGLIIVVVAVMLDRMLRVRRK from the coding sequence ATGGACTCATTCTTCGCCTCGGTTCTCGCCTTTTTCGGCTATGAGAAGATCGCAAAAATCCCCATCGGCGCCCTGGCGAAGACAGTGGTGGACTGGCTCAAGCTGAATCTCAGCTGGCTGTTCGACGCCATCAGTGACGCGCTGAGCTGGCTGATCAACAGCACGCTTGATGTGCTGCAATATCCGCATGCCCTGGTGGTGGTGGCGGCCTTCATGGCGCTGACCTGGTGGCGGCAAAGATCGTGGCAGCTTTGCCTGCTGGTCCTTTTTGGCTTTCTGTTCATCCTGAACCAGGGATATTGGAAGGAAACCACGCAAACCCTTGTTTTGTTGTTCTATTCCTGCATCACCTGCATGGCCATCGGCGTTCCCATCGGCATCGCCTGCGCGCATCGCCCAAAGCTCTATGCCGCGCTTTCGCCGGTGCTTGACCTGATGCAGACCCTGCCGACCTTCGTCTATCTGATCCCGGCGGTGGTGTTCTTCGGCCTTGGCATGGTGCCCGGGCTTCTGGCCACGGTCGTCTTCGTGCTGCCGGCCCCGATCAGGCTGACCTATCTTGGCGTGTCCTCGACCCCCCTCGCCCTGACCGAAGCGGCCACCGCTTTTGGCGCCACACCGCGCCAGAAGCTCCTCAAGGTCGAACTGCCCTGGGCGTTGCCGCAGATCATGGTGGGGCTCAATCAGACCATCATGCTGTCTTTGTCGATGGTGGTGATCGCGGCCATGGTCGGTGCCAATGGGCTTGGCATTCCGGTGGTGCGCGCCTTGCAGCAGGGCAATACCGCGCTCGGCTTTGAATCGGGGCTGATCATCGTGGTGGTCGCCGTCATGCTGGACCGTATGCTGCGGGTGAGACGCAAATGA